Proteins found in one Eriocheir sinensis breed Jianghai 21 chromosome 14, ASM2467909v1, whole genome shotgun sequence genomic segment:
- the LOC126998479 gene encoding aldehyde dehydrogenase, mitochondrial-like isoform X1 encodes MPVKKPEIFYTKLFINNEFVDAANGKTFSVLDPSSGEVISNVSEASAEDVDKAVAAARAAFSSKAPWRTMDASQRGELMYKLCDLIEQDSDYLARLDTLDNGKPYTECLGDLDYSVKTLRYYAGWCDKIHGDTVPCDGPYMCLTRKEPVGVVGQIIPWNYPVMMLAWKWGPALATGCTVVLKPAELTPLSSLYVAQLAKKAGFPPGVLNVVPGLGNVAGHAVAHHQDIDKVAFTGSTAIGRKIMQAAGVSNLKRVTMELGGKSPLVVCEDCGDLDEAAELCHTAMFGNHGQNCCAGSRTFVHESIYDEFIKRAVKLAKERIVGCPFDEKTQQGPQVSQQQMERILGYIEKGKAEGARLECGGARLGNKGYFVQPTVFSEVTDNMTIAKEEIFGPVQVILRFSTFEEVIERSNKTEYGLASGIITKDINKALTYAQAVRAGSVWVNCYDLCLPQTPFGGYKQSGHGRELGEDGLAEYLETKTILIKVPSKMS; translated from the exons ATGCCTGTCAAGAAGCCGGAAATATTCTACACTAAG CTCTTCATCAACAATGAATTCGTGGATGCAGCAAACGGGAAGACATTCAGTGTGCTGGACCCCTCCTCAGGGGAGGTCATCTCCAACGTGAGCGAGGCATCTGCG GAGGATGTAGACAAGGCAGTGGCAGCAGCACGTGCAGCCTTCAGCAGCAAAGCCCCGTGGCGCACCATGGATGCTTCTCAGCGAGGAGAGCTCATGTACAAG CTGTGTGACTTGATTGAACAAGACTCTGATTACTTGGCTAGGCTGGACACCCTAGACAACGGCAAACCATACACAGAATGCTTGGGTGACCTCGATTACTCCGTCAAGACCCTCCGTTACTATGCTGGCTGGTGTGACAAGATTCATGGTGATACTGTTCCTTGTG ACGGCCCTTACATGTGCTTGACAAGGAAGGAGCCGGTGGGGGTGGTGGGCCAGATCATTCCCTGGAACTACCCTGTTATGATGCTGGCCTGGAAGTGGGGTCCTGCATTGGCCACTGGCTGCACTGTTGTCCTCAAGCCTGCTGAACTCACACCACTAAGTTCCCTTTATGTGGCCCAGCTAGCTAAGAAG GCCGGCTTCCCTCCTGGTGTTTTGAACGTAGTGCCAGGGCTTGGAAATGTGGCCGGACATGCTGTAGCCCATCACCAGGATATTGATAAG GTGGCATTCACAGGATCAACAGCCATAGGAAGGAAGATCATGCAGGCTGCTGGTGTCTCCAACTTGAAGCGAGTGACCATGGAGCTGGGAGGCAAGAGTCCCTTGGTGGTGTGTGAAGACTGTGGAGACC TGGATGAGGCTGCTGAGCTGTGCCACACTGCCATGTTTGGGAACCATGGCCAGAACTGCTGTGCTGGCTCCAGGACCTTTGTGCATGAGAGCATCTATGATGAGTTTATAAAGAGAGCTGTGAAGCTGGCTAAGGAGAGGATTGTGGGATGTCCTTTTGATGAGAAAACACAACAGGGCCCTCAG GTGAGCCAGCAGCAGATGGAGCGTATATTGGGCTACATTGAGAAGGGCAAGGCTGAGGGGGCCCGCCTAGAGTGTGGGGGAGCCAGGCTGGGGAACAAAGGCTACTTCGTCCAACCAACAGTGTTTTCTGAGGTGACAGACAACATGACCATTGCCAAGGAGGAG ATCTTCGGGCCAGTCCAGGTGATCCTCAGGTTCAGCACATTTGAGGAAGTGATTGAGCGCTCCAACAAGACTGAGTATGGTCTCGCCTCCGGTATAATAACTAAGGACATCAACAAGGCTCTCACTTATGCCCAGGCTGTTCGGGCTGGCTCAGTCTG GGTGAACTGTTATGACCTGTGCCTGCCCCAGACACCATTTGGAGGATACAAGCAGTCAGGACATGGCAGGGAATT GGGTGAAGATGGCTTGGCTGAGTACCTAGAGACAAAGACCATTCTCATCAAGGTACCTTCTAAGATGTCCTGA
- the LOC126998479 gene encoding aldehyde dehydrogenase, mitochondrial-like isoform X2: MPVKKPEIFYTKLFINNEFVDAANGKTFSVLDPSSGEVISNVSEASAEDVDKAVAAARAAFSSKAPWRTMDASQRGELMYKLCDLIEQDSDYLARLDTLDNGKPYTECLGDLDYSVKTLRYYAGWCDKIHGDTVPCDGPYMCLTRKEPVGVVGQIIPWNYPVMMLAWKWGPALATGCTVVLKPAELTPLSSLYVAQLAKKAGFPPGVLNVVPGLGNVAGHAVAHHQDIDKVAFTGSTAIGRKIMQAAGVSNLKRVTMELGGKSPLVVCEDCGDLDEAAELCHTAMFGNHGQNCCAGSRTFVHESIYDEFIKRAVKLAKERIVGCPFDEKTQQGPQVSQQQMERILGYIEKGKAEGARLECGGARLGNKGYFVQPTVFSEVTDNMTIAKEEIFGPVQVILRFSTFEEVIERSNKTEYGLASGIITKDINKALTYAQAVRAGSVWVNCYDLCLPQTPFGGYKQSGHGRELGEDGLAEYLETKTILIKVPSKL, encoded by the exons ATGCCTGTCAAGAAGCCGGAAATATTCTACACTAAG CTCTTCATCAACAATGAATTCGTGGATGCAGCAAACGGGAAGACATTCAGTGTGCTGGACCCCTCCTCAGGGGAGGTCATCTCCAACGTGAGCGAGGCATCTGCG GAGGATGTAGACAAGGCAGTGGCAGCAGCACGTGCAGCCTTCAGCAGCAAAGCCCCGTGGCGCACCATGGATGCTTCTCAGCGAGGAGAGCTCATGTACAAG CTGTGTGACTTGATTGAACAAGACTCTGATTACTTGGCTAGGCTGGACACCCTAGACAACGGCAAACCATACACAGAATGCTTGGGTGACCTCGATTACTCCGTCAAGACCCTCCGTTACTATGCTGGCTGGTGTGACAAGATTCATGGTGATACTGTTCCTTGTG ACGGCCCTTACATGTGCTTGACAAGGAAGGAGCCGGTGGGGGTGGTGGGCCAGATCATTCCCTGGAACTACCCTGTTATGATGCTGGCCTGGAAGTGGGGTCCTGCATTGGCCACTGGCTGCACTGTTGTCCTCAAGCCTGCTGAACTCACACCACTAAGTTCCCTTTATGTGGCCCAGCTAGCTAAGAAG GCCGGCTTCCCTCCTGGTGTTTTGAACGTAGTGCCAGGGCTTGGAAATGTGGCCGGACATGCTGTAGCCCATCACCAGGATATTGATAAG GTGGCATTCACAGGATCAACAGCCATAGGAAGGAAGATCATGCAGGCTGCTGGTGTCTCCAACTTGAAGCGAGTGACCATGGAGCTGGGAGGCAAGAGTCCCTTGGTGGTGTGTGAAGACTGTGGAGACC TGGATGAGGCTGCTGAGCTGTGCCACACTGCCATGTTTGGGAACCATGGCCAGAACTGCTGTGCTGGCTCCAGGACCTTTGTGCATGAGAGCATCTATGATGAGTTTATAAAGAGAGCTGTGAAGCTGGCTAAGGAGAGGATTGTGGGATGTCCTTTTGATGAGAAAACACAACAGGGCCCTCAG GTGAGCCAGCAGCAGATGGAGCGTATATTGGGCTACATTGAGAAGGGCAAGGCTGAGGGGGCCCGCCTAGAGTGTGGGGGAGCCAGGCTGGGGAACAAAGGCTACTTCGTCCAACCAACAGTGTTTTCTGAGGTGACAGACAACATGACCATTGCCAAGGAGGAG ATCTTCGGGCCAGTCCAGGTGATCCTCAGGTTCAGCACATTTGAGGAAGTGATTGAGCGCTCCAACAAGACTGAGTATGGTCTCGCCTCCGGTATAATAACTAAGGACATCAACAAGGCTCTCACTTATGCCCAGGCTGTTCGGGCTGGCTCAGTCTG GGTGAACTGTTATGACCTGTGCCTGCCCCAGACACCATTTGGAGGATACAAGCAGTCAGGACATGGCAGGGAATT GGGTGAAGATGGCTTGGCTGAGTACCTAGAGACAAAGACCATTCTCATCAAG GTTCCATCCAAGCTGTAA